Part of the Propionimicrobium sp. PCR01-08-3 genome, GCAACGAATAGTAGGGCGTCACGGCCAGCAGCCCGTCGGCACCGGCGGCGGCGGCCTGGTGGCACAACTCCACCGAGTGAGCGGTGATATTGGTGCCGATGCCTGCCACGACTTTGGCGTGGTCTCCGACTGCCTCCTTCACCGCACCGACGAGCCGCGCTTTCTCTTCGTCGGTGGTGGTGGGTGATTCACCGGTGGTGCCGTTGACAAGGACAATCTCATTGCGCTGCTCATCTACCAGCCGGAGGGCCAGCTTCTGCGCCTTCACCAGATCGACTCCGCCTTCGGCATCGAAAGGAGTCACCATGGCAGTTGCTAGCCGGCCGAGCACTGGTTCAGTCATGGCACCATGATAGACGTGCTCACCCTCGACAAGTCTTCTGCGTTCACCATGGTCAGGCGCCCAATTCTGCGAAGCGACGGGCAGCGATAATTCTCCGGCGGGAGCCTACCGTGAACCATTCGGGTCGGCACCGCAGGCGTTGTGCAGCCATTACCAGTAGGATTGCGGTTGTGAGTGAGACTTTCCTGCTCGACCAGCGTTCGGTCGCTTTTGCCGAGGACTATGTTCCTGCCTCTGAACAGGTCAGTGCCGCCAGGCGCAATGCGATCGCAGACGATGCTCCTGCGCCATCCAACGGCGTAACCACTGCCCTGACCTTCCTCGCCAAGGCGCTCGATGCCACGGCGGTCGTCGAGATCGGCACCGGCACGGGGACGACCGGCCTGGCGCTTTTCGAGGGCATGAATCCCAACGGCGTCCTCACCAGCATCGACTCGGAGGTCGACTGGCAGTTGGACGCGAAGCAGACCTTCCGTGACAACCAAATTCCCTCGCAGCGTTTCCGGTTGATCTCGGGACGCCCGCTCGACGTGCTCAACAACCTGCGCGATGGTGCCTACGACCTGGTCCTGATCAACGCGGACAAGCTCGAATATGTGGAATACGTTGCGCAGGCCGAAAGGCTGCTGCGTTCTGGTGGCATCGCAGTGATCAACGACGCCCTGTGGCAAGACCTGGTCGCCGATCCGGCGGACGAAACCGATGAGACGGTCATCATCCGGGAGGCACTCACCGCGGTACAGGAGGCGGAGATCTTCACCCCGCTGCTGCTCCCGCTGGGCGAGGGGCTGCTCGCCGCCGTCAAGAACTGAAGCTATCGGCCGAATACACGCTCGTGTTCCGTCGAGTTCGCTCGCCTTCGTACATACCGCTCTCCCAAAACAAGATTGCTCGCGTTGCAACAGCAGCAGGCTTCCTTAAGGCGAGCTTACGAACCCCGGCGGCGGGCAGCCGGCAGGACCGCCCGCGAATGCGTCTACCACCCCTGACCTCAGCCGCAGCAAAGCGGGGGTTCTGGGCTGTGTAAGCAGTCCAGAACCCCCGGTTCGCCGTTTTGTTTCTGCTAGGACTTGTTTCGGCCGCGCCCCTAAATCGGCGTGACCTCGACATTCTTCGGGACGACGGTGACGCCGTGGTCCGAGATCGTGAAGCCGCGCGCCTCGTCCGCTTCGTGATCGACGCCGATCTGCACGCCGTCGGGCACGACCACATTCTTGTCGAGGATGACGTTACGCAGCACACAGTTCTGCCCGACCCGCGAGTTGTGCATGATGACGCAACCATCGACCGATGAATGATTTTCGATACGCACACCGGGGCTGAGCACCGAGTGATCGACATCGCCGCCGGAGATGATGCAGCCGTTCGTCACGATCGAGCTTTCGGCGGTGCCGTGCAAGGTGAACTTCGCGCCGGGCAGCTGCGGCTGCTGAGTCCAGATCGGCCATTGCTGGTTGTACAGGTTGAACTGCGGAACCACCGAGATCAGGTCCATATGAGCATCGAAGAAGGCATCGATGGTGCCCACGTCACGCCAATAGTTGCGGTCGAGTTCGGTGGAGCCCGGGACGTCATTCTCGGTGAAGTCGTAGACCGAGCATTCGTGGGCGTCAACGAACGATGGGATGATGTTGCCGCCCATGTCGTGCTTGGATTCCTTGTCGTGCCCGTCGGCTTCCAGGCATTCCACGAATTCTTTCCGGCTGAAGATGTAGTTGCCCATGGAGGCGAACGACTCGTCCGGTGAATCGGGAAGCCCTGGCGGATCTTTCGGCTTCTCCAAGAAACGCTCGATCACCCGGTCAGAGCCGGCATCGATGATGCCGAACGCCGAAGCCTCGTTTCTGGGCACCCGGATAGCCGCAACCGAGGCAGGCAGCCGGGAATCGATATGCGCCTGCAGCATCTGCGCGACATCCATCCGATAGATGTTGTCGGCGCCGAAGACGATGATGTAATCGGGATTCTCATCGTTGATCAGGTTCATCGACTGGTAGATGGCATCAGCACTGCCCTGATACCAGTGCGGTCCGCGGCGCTGCTGAGCCGGAACCGGCGTGATGTAGTTGCCGAGCATGCTCGACAGGCGCCAGCTGACGGTGATGTGCCGGTCGAGCGAATGCGACTTGTACTGGGTGAGCACGGCGACTTTCGTGAAGCCGGAATTCACCATATTTGAGAGGGCGAAATCGATGAGGCGGTAGGTGCCACCGAAGGGTACGGCCGGCTTGGCCCGATCAGCAGTGAGGGGCATGAGTCGTTTGCCCTCGCCCCCGGCAAGAACAATCGAGAGAACTTTGGGTTGTGCCATGACATGAACTTAAGGTCTCGCGCCCAACTTGGCAACACATATAGAAAACTGGTGGCTCCGAGCGCTCTCACCTCGGAGGAGGAGTTACTCCGCCCGGCACGGTCACAGCCCGAGACGAGCATCTGCACCCACGCCATCGGGCATCGCGAGTCCGGCCACTGAGCACCGCCTTTTCTGGTGACCCTCACCTTGGGCGAAGACCTGAGGCAATTCGTGGTTCACCTGGAGTTTTTTTCTCGTTCGCGCTGCCGCAAATCCAGGTCATGTGACACGATCAGGTCATGCGCGTTTCGATACTCACCCGGGAATACCCTCCCTATATCTACGGCGGTGCCGGCGTCCACGTCGGACAACTGGTTCCCCAACTCCGCAAGTTCTGTGACTTCGTTGACGTTCAGGCCATGGGCGAGCCCCGCGAAGGCGCCACCGCCCATCCCGAGAACTACCCCGAAGGCGCCAACGGCGCCATCCGTACGCTGGGCGCCGACGTTGCGATGGCCGCCGCCGTGCCCGAGGTCGACGTCATCCACGCACATACCTGGTATGCGCAGTTCGCCGGCATCATCGCCGGCCAGTTCCAAGACGTCCCGACCGTGGTGACCGCCCACTCGCTGGAGCCCGATCGTCCGTGGAAGGTCGAGCAACTGGGCGGTGGCTATCGGGTTTCGAGCTGGATCGAGAAGACCGCCTATGAGAATGCGGACGCCGTGATCGCGGTCTCCGCGGCCATGATCGAGAACATTCAGAATGCCTACCCGTTCGTCGAGCGGGAGCGTATTCACGTGGTCAGGAACGGCATCGATCCCGACGAGTTCAAGCCCGACCCCAACACCGACATCATCGAAGGCTTGGGCGTCGATCTTGATAAGCCGATCGTGACCTTCGTCGGACGCATTACCCGCCAGAAGGGCCTGGTCCATCTGGTTCGCGCGGCACAGCTGCTGGATCCGGACACCCAGGTGCTGCTGCTGGCGGGCGCCCCCGACACCCCGGAGATCGCCGAAGAGTTCAACAAGGCGTTCGGTGACCTCGACGCATCGCGCAGCGGCGTGAAGTGGGTGCAGGAGATGCTGCCCCGCGAGTCGGTGCGGCAGGTGCTCACCCATTCGACAGTGTTTGCCTGCCCGTCCATCTATGAGCCGCTCGGCATCGTCAATCTTGAGGCCATGGCCTGCGAGATTCCGGTGGTGGCTTCGGCCGTCGGCGGCATTCCCGAGGTCGTGGTGGATGGCGAGACCGGGCTGCTGGTGCCCTACGACCCGGCCAAGGCCGGCGATGCGTCCTACATCGAGGCATTCGAGAAGGACTTCGCCGACAAGCTGAACCAGGTGACCCGCGATCGGTCACGGGCCCGCGAGATGGGCCTTGCCGGCCGCCGGCGCTGCATCGACCAGTTCAGTTGGGAGAAGATCGCCCGGGAGACCGTGGAGGTCTACAAGGCGGCCATCGCCCATCACGACGCCAAGAAGAAGTGATCGGGAAAGCCTGCCTGACCCGCAGGCCAAAGCCGTCTGCAATGCTGCATTTCTCCGTGTGATGACCCTGAACCCGATAGCGCCGAAGCATCCGGTGCAGCGATGAGAGGAACCGGGGATCAGGGCGGGGTATCGGAAACATCCGGCAAATAAAAACAAAGAAGACCGGTTGGGCGAACCATCGTGGTTTCACCCAACCGGCCTTCGCGTTTCACATGAAAGTGTGTGCCGGAGTTGATGTGGTCGTCAGCCCACCACGGATTTGAGGCACTCCAGCAGGGAGGACGCTTCTTCAGCGTTCAACTCGACCACCAGCCGGCCACCGCCATCCACCGGAACTCGCATCACGATGCCACGGCCTTCTTTAGCGACCTCCATCGGGCCGTCACCCGTACGCGGTTTCATCGCTGCCATTACATCCTCATTTCTGCCCGTCTGACGAACTACCAGATACCATTATTCCGCATTGCTCCCAGCAGCGGGCCGGTTAGGGTAGCTTTCGGAGTCTGATTGCCATCCACCGAACGGGTTAGCCCGGCATGTTCACAACGAGCTTTGCGCGCGGATGTGGCTTGCTGCGCTCGTCAACTCTTCGTGCCAGATCGAACCTGATGACGTGGGATCAGAGGCTCTCCGGCCAGCCGTTGGGCACTCCACCGATGAGTTCCGGGTCGACGGGCGCGCCTTCGTCCATCTTTTCGGACGAATCAGAGGTGCCATCGAGTTGTGCCGAAACACGGTCCAGTACTGCGTCCACCTGTTCCATCGAATAGCCTCGGGTGACTACCGCGAACGAGAGTCCGTCGAGGTCCTTCGCGGTGATCGGTTCGCCTTTGGACGGGACTCTGGGCGCCGGGCGATCGTCCACCTGGGGCGCCATCTCGCCACCCCGGCCAGTTGCGGCGAAGAAGATGAAGCCGACGATCACGATCATCAGCGCAGCGAAAACCCAACCCATGCTCACATGGTGTCACAACCGGTCAGCCAACGGGTCAGGGCGTCCACGCACGCCTGCACATCGGCAAGCGGGCATTCTTCATCGATGGCATGCGCCTTTCCCGCGTCCCCGGGCCCGAAGTTGACCGCGGGCATGCCCAGCGAGGCGAATCTCGCGACGTCGGTCCAGCCATATTTCGGACGAGGCTCTCCCCCGACCGCCTGCACGAATGCTGCGGCGGCCGGTTGGTCAAGGCCCGGACGCGCCCCCGGCGACAGGTCGCGCAGCTCAAGCGTCCACCCGTCGAAGAGCTTCTCCATCAAGGCGAGCGCCCGTTCGCCCGACTTATCGGGAGCAAACCGGTAGTTGATCTGCACGGTGCAGCTGGGCGGCACCACATTGGACGCCAACCCCCCGTTGATCAATGTGGCGTTGAGTCCCTCACGGTAGGTGAGTCCGTCGACCTCGATCTGCCGGGCGTCGAACCCACGCACCCGCTCCAGCACGTCGACGATGTCATGGATGGCGTTATGACCCAGCCAACTGCGGGCGCTGTGCGCGGCCGCCCCGATGGTGGTGATGTCGAACCGCGTCGTGCCCTGGCAGCCGCCCTCGATTTGCGCACTGGTGGGTTCCATCAGGACCGCCAGATCGGCCTTCAGCCACTCCGGATGGTTGGCGGCCAGTCTGCGCAGCCCGTTCGCGGTGTTCTCGATCTCTTCGCAGTCGTAGAACACCCAGATGATGTCGCGGTTCGGCGCGGTCAGCCGCTGCGCGAGCCAGACCATGCAGGCGATGCCGCCCTTCATGTCACAGGTGCCGCGTCCGTGCACGATGGTTTGGTCGCCGCTACCCGTGATCGTCGAGGGCAGGTTTCCGTCCACCGGCACGGTGTCGAGATGTCCCGCGATGATGACCCGCTCAGGCCGTCCGAGATCGGTGCGTGCCATCAGCGCATCGCCGTCGCGCACCACTTCCAGATGCGCGCACGCGCGAAGCGCCGCCGCTACCTCGTTCGCCAATTCGCGTTCGTTGTGGCTGACCGACTCGATGTCGACGATGGCCCGGAACAACTCGAGCAGATTATCGGTGGGCAATGGCATGGCAGCCAGCCTAGATGATGGATGCACGACTGATCAGTGGCCAGCGCCGCATCAGGTGCGGCGCGACACCTATCGAATGTTGAATCCGAGCTGGTAACCGTTCGGCTATTACATCCCGTGCCATCACACGTCATTTCGCGTACGGGTCGCGCGACAAACTGTCTCCGTCGCCAACACTCGTGAGAGCGGATTCGCCATCGGGCGTCACGCATCGGTATCCGAACGGTTGACGTCACACGAGGGTCGGCAGATCGGCGACAACAATGCGAATGGCAATGTCGGTGGCGCCGACTAAAGTATTTCCCATGAGCGAGTTTGACGCGTCCAGTGACTTCGACCCGACGACCGCCCCCGGACTGAAGGCGTGGGGCTGGGGCCTGCGATGCGTCCATGCGTCCGGTCAGGTGTTGGACACCTGGTATCCCGATCCGAAGATCGGCGAGCCGGGCAGCGACGATTCGCTGGCGCCCCGGTCGCTGCGCGCCCATCGCTTCCATAGCGAGACCCGGCACGTGGTCACCGAGCTCGTGCAGACCGTCATTAACCTGGACGCTGCGCCCGAAACCACCGAGGACGCCTACCTACGTCTTCACCTGCTGAGCAAGCGGCTCCGCAAACCGCGCAGCATCAATCTCGACGGCATCTTCGGCGTGCTGCCGAACGTGGTCTGGACGAGCTGGGGCCCCTGCCACGCCGACAGCTTTGAAGAGATCCGCGCCGACCTGCAGGGGCGCCGGGGCGGGCTCATTGTGCTCTCGGTCGACAAGTTCCCCCGCATGCTCGACTATGTCGTCCCCAGTGGCGTGCGGATCGGCGACGGTGACCGGGTGCGTCTGGGTGCACATCTGGCCGAGGGCACCACGGTCATGCACGAAGGCTTCGTCAACTACAACGCCGGCACCCTCGGCGCCTCCATGGTGGAGGGACGCATCAGCCAAGGCGTCGTTGTCGACGACGGCTCCGACATCGGCGGCGGAGCGTCCATCATGGGGACGCTGTCGGGCGGCGGCAAAGAGATGATCAGCATCGGACGAGGCTGCCTGCTGGGCGCCGAATCGGGCTTGGGCATCTCGCTGGGTGACAACTGCGTGATCGAGGCGGGTCTCTATATCACCGCCGGCACCAAGGTGCGGTTGCCCTCCGGTGACATCGCGAAAGCCCGTGAGCTCAGCGGCAAGAGCGATCTACTCTTCCTGCGCGATTCTCAAACCGGCGCCGTCGTCGTGAAGCCGCGCGCTGGCCAGAGCATCGAATTGAACTCCGCCCTGCACGCGAACTGACGAAATGGCATACGGTCCGGGCCCTTCTCGCTCTGCTCCGGCACGCCGCACCGGCGGTGCCATCGGGATCGTGGTTATTGTCGCCTTCGCGGTGTTGATCGCCTCGATCGTCACCTATATCGCCACCCATAACGGCGAGCAGGAGGAAGCCGTGAAGCCGGAACAAGGCTGCTTGGTGAGCGTCGACGACTTCACCACGAATCTCACCTGGGAACAGTCGGTCAACGCCTCGGTCATCGTCGGGGAGTCGATCAGGCGCGGACTGCCCGCCCGCGCCGCGACGATCGCGCTGGTCACGGCCTATCAGGAATCCGATCTGCGCAACCTCGACTACGGTGACGCCGATTCGCTCGGGCTTTTTCAGCAGCGCCCGTCGCAGGGCTGGGGCACCGCCGACCAGATCATGGATCCCTGGTATTCGGCCGGCAAGTTCTATGAGGCGCTGGTGAAAGTTGACGACTGGGAATCGGGGGTGATCAACGACGTGGCGCAGGCCGTGCAGCGCTCTGGCCACCCCGAGAAGTACGCCCAGCACGAGCCAAAGGGACGCGCCTGG contains:
- the glgA gene encoding glycogen synthase — encoded protein: MRVSILTREYPPYIYGGAGVHVGQLVPQLRKFCDFVDVQAMGEPREGATAHPENYPEGANGAIRTLGADVAMAAAVPEVDVIHAHTWYAQFAGIIAGQFQDVPTVVTAHSLEPDRPWKVEQLGGGYRVSSWIEKTAYENADAVIAVSAAMIENIQNAYPFVERERIHVVRNGIDPDEFKPDPNTDIIEGLGVDLDKPIVTFVGRITRQKGLVHLVRAAQLLDPDTQVLLLAGAPDTPEIAEEFNKAFGDLDASRSGVKWVQEMLPRESVRQVLTHSTVFACPSIYEPLGIVNLEAMACEIPVVASAVGGIPEVVVDGETGLLVPYDPAKAGDASYIEAFEKDFADKLNQVTRDRSRAREMGLAGRRRCIDQFSWEKIARETVEVYKAAIAHHDAKKK
- the dapD gene encoding 2,3,4,5-tetrahydropyridine-2,6-dicarboxylate N-succinyltransferase, encoding MSEFDASSDFDPTTAPGLKAWGWGLRCVHASGQVLDTWYPDPKIGEPGSDDSLAPRSLRAHRFHSETRHVVTELVQTVINLDAAPETTEDAYLRLHLLSKRLRKPRSINLDGIFGVLPNVVWTSWGPCHADSFEEIRADLQGRRGGLIVLSVDKFPRMLDYVVPSGVRIGDGDRVRLGAHLAEGTTVMHEGFVNYNAGTLGASMVEGRISQGVVVDDGSDIGGGASIMGTLSGGGKEMISIGRGCLLGAESGLGISLGDNCVIEAGLYITAGTKVRLPSGDIAKARELSGKSDLLFLRDSQTGAVVVKPRAGQSIELNSALHAN
- a CDS encoding class I SAM-dependent methyltransferase encodes the protein MSETFLLDQRSVAFAEDYVPASEQVSAARRNAIADDAPAPSNGVTTALTFLAKALDATAVVEIGTGTGTTGLALFEGMNPNGVLTSIDSEVDWQLDAKQTFRDNQIPSQRFRLISGRPLDVLNNLRDGAYDLVLINADKLEYVEYVAQAERLLRSGGIAVINDALWQDLVADPADETDETVIIREALTAVQEAEIFTPLLLPLGEGLLAAVKN
- a CDS encoding DUF3117 domain-containing protein — its product is MAAMKPRTGDGPMEVAKEGRGIVMRVPVDGGGRLVVELNAEEASSLLECLKSVVG
- the glgC gene encoding glucose-1-phosphate adenylyltransferase, whose protein sequence is MAQPKVLSIVLAGGEGKRLMPLTADRAKPAVPFGGTYRLIDFALSNMVNSGFTKVAVLTQYKSHSLDRHITVSWRLSSMLGNYITPVPAQQRRGPHWYQGSADAIYQSMNLINDENPDYIIVFGADNIYRMDVAQMLQAHIDSRLPASVAAIRVPRNEASAFGIIDAGSDRVIERFLEKPKDPPGLPDSPDESFASMGNYIFSRKEFVECLEADGHDKESKHDMGGNIIPSFVDAHECSVYDFTENDVPGSTELDRNYWRDVGTIDAFFDAHMDLISVVPQFNLYNQQWPIWTQQPQLPGAKFTLHGTAESSIVTNGCIISGGDVDHSVLSPGVRIENHSSVDGCVIMHNSRVGQNCVLRNVILDKNVVVPDGVQIGVDHEADEARGFTISDHGVTVVPKNVEVTPI
- a CDS encoding DivIVA domain-containing protein, translating into MGWVFAALMIVIVGFIFFAATGRGGEMAPQVDDRPAPRVPSKGEPITAKDLDGLSFAVVTRGYSMEQVDAVLDRVSAQLDGTSDSSEKMDEGAPVDPELIGGVPNGWPESL
- the dapE gene encoding succinyl-diaminopimelate desuccinylase, yielding MPLPTDNLLELFRAIVDIESVSHNERELANEVAAALRACAHLEVVRDGDALMARTDLGRPERVIIAGHLDTVPVDGNLPSTITGSGDQTIVHGRGTCDMKGGIACMVWLAQRLTAPNRDIIWVFYDCEEIENTANGLRRLAANHPEWLKADLAVLMEPTSAQIEGGCQGTTRFDITTIGAAAHSARSWLGHNAIHDIVDVLERVRGFDARQIEVDGLTYREGLNATLINGGLASNVVPPSCTVQINYRFAPDKSGERALALMEKLFDGWTLELRDLSPGARPGLDQPAAAAFVQAVGGEPRPKYGWTDVARFASLGMPAVNFGPGDAGKAHAIDEECPLADVQACVDALTRWLTGCDTM